The window GGCCTTGGCGTTTCCGGCCCGATTGCCAGCACCACCGACACCACCGCGCAAGACCGTCAGACCCGTGACGTGACCGTCCTCGACAACCTGGGCTACCTCTGCACCCAGACCAACTTCGACAGCCACATCACCTACAAAAAGCTCGACGCCTGGCGCAAGTTCAAGGACTTCCAGGCTCGCATCCGTGACGCGATCCTGCGCCGCCAAGCCCTCGACCGCATCATGATCGGCTGGAACGGCACCAGCCGTGCCGCCACCTCGAACATCGCCACCAATCCGCTACTGCAAGACGTCAACGTCGGCTGGCTGGAGAAGATGCGCCTCACCAACGCGGCACGCGTGATGTCCGAGGGTGACAAGGAGGCCGGCAAGATCCTGATCGGCGCTACCGGCGACTTCAAGAACATCGACGCCCTGGTCTACGCGATGGTCAACGAGCTCATCGAGCCCTGGTACCAGGAAGACTCCGAGCTGGTGGTCGTGTGTGGCCGCGAGCTGCTGGCCGACAAGTACTTCCCGCTGGTCAACAAGGATCAGGCCCCGAGCGAGCAACTGGCCGCCGACGTCGTCATGAGCCAGAAACGCATTGGCGGCCTGCCGGCCGCACGGGTTCCTTTCTTCCCGGCCAAGGGCCTGATGATCACCCGCCTCGACAACCTGTCCATCTACTGGCAGGAAGAGAGCCGCCGCCGTCAGATCGTGGACAACGCCAAGCGCGACCGCATCGAGAACTACGAGTCGTCCAACGACTCCTACGTGATCGAGGACAACGGCTGCGCCGCGATGGCCGAGAACATCGAACTGCAGGTCGCGTGAGGTAGATCGCCATGAACCTCTGCCGTCGCCATTACCAGCGCGTCACCGCCGCCCAAGCGGCGGCGGAGGCCGCTGGCCCCACCCAGACCATGGCCGGTCTGACCGCTTACGAACTACAGCTCGCCCAGCTCATCCAGGACAAGGCTCGCTTAAAGGGCATCCAGTCCACCGAGGGGAAGATCGAGCTCAAGCGTGTGCTGTTGCCTGCCTACGCCCCCTACGTCGAGGGCGTGCTGTCGGCTGGCAAAGGTGCGCAGGATGAGGTCCTGGTCACCGTGATGCTCTGGCGGATTGACACTGCCGACTATGCCGGCGGCTTGGACGCTGCGGCCTACGTTTTCCAGCATGGCCTGCTGATGCCGGATAGCTTCAATCGCTCCATCGGTTGCGTGGTAGCAGAGGAAGTAGCCGAAGGCGCGCTCAAAGCCCTGAAAGCCGACCAACCCTTCGACATCGATGTGCTGCTGCGCACTGCCGAACTCACCGCTGAGCAAGACATGCCGGACCAGGCTCGGGCCAAGCTGTTCCTCGCTCTCGGCCGCGCCACCTTGTATGGCCTGGACGTCGAGGCCCCTGGCAAGCCTGGCCAAGTCGCAGAGGGCATTGCGCTCCTGAGGCGCGCCATTGAGCTGCACGACAAATGTGGCGGCAAGAAGGACCTGGAATCCGCCGATCGGCTGCACAAGAAACTGGCCGACGCTGCTACGGCAGCTGCTCCGACTTCGACGGGGCTGCCACCGACACCCCCGCCGCCTTCGACCGCCCCGGCTGACGAAAAGCCTTCTGTGCCTCCGAAACCGTACGGCAAGGGAAGCCGGAAGAACCGAAAGAATCCGCCCAGCAAGGGCTGACCGAGCGCCCCGCGCACCCACGCCGGCTCGGGGCCGATCTGCCTGGTGACTCCTTCCAGCGCAGTGACGCCCCGACCACCGGCGACCTATTCAAGGCAGGACCATGAGTGCATTCGTAGCCAGCGGCGACGTGGCCGCCGGCGTGACCATCAACAGCGACGAATTCTGGCCGGGCATCGACGTCGACGACCTGCGCGACGACATGCGCATCGGCGCCGACGTCAGCCCGGCCAAGCTGGAGACAGCAGTGGTTGCCGCCCTGCTGAACGTCAACCGCCAGCTCGGCGAATGGCAGTCCCTGCAGGAAGACCAGGGCTACACCACCCTCAGCCAGGTACCAGCCAAGCAGGTGGCGGGAAAATCCGCCCTGGTCCAGCACTACCAGCGCGCAGTGTGCTGCGCCACGGCCGCCGAGCTGCTCGAGCGCTACCGCGGCTACGACACCACCAACATCGGCAGCCAGAACGCCGAAGAACGCACCCCGACCATCGACGAGTACCGCCGCGACCTGTCCTGGGCGCTCAGCGACCTGGTCGGCCGTCCGCGCTCCACCATCGAGCTGATCTGATGGCCGCTCTCCTCCGCACTCAGCAGTACGACACCGTCGAGGCCCTGTGCTGGAGGTACTACGGCCGGACCGGAAGTGTCACCGAGGCCGTGCTCGAGGCGAACCCAGGACTGGCCGACCACGGCCCGATTCTGCCGCAAGGCATCGAGGTAACCATGCCCGATGCCCAGAACACCGCACCCACACAACAGGTAGTGAACCTGTGGGATTGACCAACAAGGGAAGTAGTAGCCATGGCTGATCCAACCACCACCGCGGCCGGCGGTCTTCTGATGGGGCTCGGGCTGGGCGCGACCCTCCCGGTAGACGGCGGCGTGCTGTTCGGCGCGCTGCTGGGCGCCTGGCTGGCCACCAGCACCAAGCACGACCTGAAGGCCTGGGCGCGCCTGCTGGCACTGATCCCGCCGACTTGTGTGGGATACCTGTCGTCTGGGCCGGCACTAGCCCAGTTCCCCTGGCTCACCACTCGCGAATTCGCCGCTATTCCCTGCGCCCTGCTGGTCATCCCGGTCAGCCTCAAGGCCGCCGCCTGGATCGACGGTGTCGATTTCGCCGAGCTCGTCCGCCGAATCCGGCAGGTACTGGGAGGTAGCTGACATGCTTGCGCTCATCGTCCCCCTCATCACCGCCGTCGCCTACCTGATGGCCGCCCTTCGCCTGGCCTGCTTCAAGCGCGATGGCGCCCGCTATCGCCGGGGGATGTCCCTGCTGGCGAGCCTGCTGGGCGCATCCATGGCCATCAGCGGCCTGGAAATCCTGCTCTATCGCCCACCGGTCAGCATCTGGCACGGCGTCACTGCCTGCCTGTTGTGCCTGCTGATCTTCCGTTCCCGCGGCAACGTCGCCGCTCTGCTGAGGCCTTCCACATGACCATCCTTCGCCACGGCGACCGCGGACAGGATGTCCGCACCCTGCAGAACCGGCTCAACGACCGCCTCAAGGCTGGCCTGGACGCCACCGGATTGTTCGACGACGCCACCGAGGCTGCCGTCCGCACCTTCCAGCGCGGCGCCGGCCTGGTCGACGACGGCATCGTCGGGACCAAGACACAAGCCGCCCTCACGGGTGTGGGTACCACCCTGCTGCTGGGTGCCGGCAACCTCGCTGCAGCCGCCCAACGCCTTGGCCTTCCGTTGGCCACCGTCTATGCCGTCAATGAGGTGGAATCGGCCGGCGCCGGCTTCCTGGCCAACGGCAAGCCCAAGATCCTCTTCGAGCGGCACCAGATGTATCGCCAGCTCTGCACACCCCGGAGCCCCGACGACGATGCGGCGGAGCTGAAGCGCCACGCCGATGAGCTGGTCGCCCTGTCCCCGTCCCTGATCAACCCCACACCGGGTGGCTATGCCGGCGGTACTGCCGAGCATCAGCGGCTGGCACAGGCCCGCATGATCGACGACACCGCCGCCCTGGAGTCCACCAGCTGGGGCGCCTTCCAGATCATGGGCTACCACGCCACGCGCCTGGGCTATGAGAGCGTGCAGGACTTCGCCGCCGCCATGGCCAGCGGCGAGCCAGCCCAGTTCGACGCCTTCGTCCGCTTCATCGAGGCCGACCCGGCCCTGCTCAAGGCCCTGAAGGCCCGCAAGTGGGCCGATTTCGCCAAGAGCTACAACGGCCCGGCCTACGCCCGGAACCTCTACGACGTGAAGCTCGAACGGGCCTACGCCCGCCACACCGAAGCCATGGGAGAGAAAGCGGCATGAGCCAGGCCACCGAAACCGAAGGCAGATTCCCCTACAAGGAACTCTTCGAGCGCATGGTTGCGCTTCGCGCCACCCCTTCCACTGTCATCGTGCTCCCAGAAGGAACGCCCACCCACGAGGCGGAGAAAGTTGCCAACGCGCTGAAGATGCTTTTGCCCGTGCCCCCGCTGGTAGTTGTTGGGGACGTGCGCTGCCTGGACGTCGGGCAGATGAACGACGCCGGCTGGTACCGG of the Pseudomonas sp. PSE14 genome contains:
- a CDS encoding phage major capsid protein, P2 family encodes the protein MHNDTRRLFNEYLGQLAALNGVDDVTTKFSVDPTVAQTLETRIQESSGFLQQINILGVTEQSGEKVGLGVSGPIASTTDTTAQDRQTRDVTVLDNLGYLCTQTNFDSHITYKKLDAWRKFKDFQARIRDAILRRQALDRIMIGWNGTSRAATSNIATNPLLQDVNVGWLEKMRLTNAARVMSEGDKEAGKILIGATGDFKNIDALVYAMVNELIEPWYQEDSELVVVCGRELLADKYFPLVNKDQAPSEQLAADVVMSQKRIGGLPAARVPFFPAKGLMITRLDNLSIYWQEESRRRQIVDNAKRDRIENYESSNDSYVIEDNGCAAMAENIELQVA
- a CDS encoding terminase endonuclease subunit, translated to MNLCRRHYQRVTAAQAAAEAAGPTQTMAGLTAYELQLAQLIQDKARLKGIQSTEGKIELKRVLLPAYAPYVEGVLSAGKGAQDEVLVTVMLWRIDTADYAGGLDAAAYVFQHGLLMPDSFNRSIGCVVAEEVAEGALKALKADQPFDIDVLLRTAELTAEQDMPDQARAKLFLALGRATLYGLDVEAPGKPGQVAEGIALLRRAIELHDKCGGKKDLESADRLHKKLADAATAAAPTSTGLPPTPPPPSTAPADEKPSVPPKPYGKGSRKNRKNPPSKG
- a CDS encoding head completion/stabilization protein, whose translation is MSAFVASGDVAAGVTINSDEFWPGIDVDDLRDDMRIGADVSPAKLETAVVAALLNVNRQLGEWQSLQEDQGYTTLSQVPAKQVAGKSALVQHYQRAVCCATAAELLERYRGYDTTNIGSQNAEERTPTIDEYRRDLSWALSDLVGRPRSTIELI
- a CDS encoding tail protein X; this translates as MAALLRTQQYDTVEALCWRYYGRTGSVTEAVLEANPGLADHGPILPQGIEVTMPDAQNTAPTQQVVNLWD
- a CDS encoding putative holin gives rise to the protein MADPTTTAAGGLLMGLGLGATLPVDGGVLFGALLGAWLATSTKHDLKAWARLLALIPPTCVGYLSSGPALAQFPWLTTREFAAIPCALLVIPVSLKAAAWIDGVDFAELVRRIRQVLGGS
- a CDS encoding phage holin family protein, which codes for MLALIVPLITAVAYLMAALRLACFKRDGARYRRGMSLLASLLGASMAISGLEILLYRPPVSIWHGVTACLLCLLIFRSRGNVAALLRPST
- a CDS encoding N-acetylmuramidase family protein; translated protein: MTILRHGDRGQDVRTLQNRLNDRLKAGLDATGLFDDATEAAVRTFQRGAGLVDDGIVGTKTQAALTGVGTTLLLGAGNLAAAAQRLGLPLATVYAVNEVESAGAGFLANGKPKILFERHQMYRQLCTPRSPDDDAAELKRHADELVALSPSLINPTPGGYAGGTAEHQRLAQARMIDDTAALESTSWGAFQIMGYHATRLGYESVQDFAAAMASGEPAQFDAFVRFIEADPALLKALKARKWADFAKSYNGPAYARNLYDVKLERAYARHTEAMGEKAA